ACTTAGAAAAGCTGGGCTAGACTTCGAGAGAGCTGAGAGTATTAGGGAATTCCTAAAGGCAGCAATGGAGGCCAAAAAGTACATAGATGTAAGGATAGGTGGTTGCTTATTGGTTCAGCTGAAGCAGATGGATCCACTAACACTCTTCAGCGTTAGAAGGGTCGCTAGGGAAGTTGTCCCTTTAGTAAAGAGGAGCAAACTTGAGCTATAGGGTGATAAAATGCTCAAATGCTCAATCTGCATAAACGACGAGAGGGTAACGAGGATATTCATAATAGATGGAAAACCTATATGCAAAGAATGCAAGGCTTACCTTGAGCATCCGCCAAACAAAGAAAAGATAAGAAGAGAGCTGGAGGAGATAATGAAGAACGTTGACAGAGCAATCGTGGCATATTCTGGGGGCAAAGATTCAACGGTAGCATTGTACCTAGCAAAGGAGCACTACAAAATCTCAGAGCTCAAGGCCGTAATGGTTGATCACGGCTTCATAGCCAAGGAAGCCATCGAAAATGCCAGAAGAGTTGCAGAGTACCTGGGAGTGCCTTTTGAGGTTATAAAGAGGGACTATTCGGATATATTCAGGGATGCCCTGCTTAAGGCAAAGTCGCCTTGCAGAAAGTGCTCCAAAAGAACGATGGAAACCCTTCGAAAGTACGCCCTAAAGAATGGATACAAGTACATAATAACGGGGCACGAGATACCCTTCGGCCATCACCCCTACATGCTCATGAGCGGGGGAGTTATTCAGGTAAGGCTACTCTCTCTAATGACGGAGGAAGAAAGGCTCAAGATTCTCAAAAACCTGCCATTTAAGCTTCCAGAGCTTCCAGGGTACACGAGCAACTGTTTGATCCTGGGGCCAGCATTGGAGAAGTTCTGGGAGAAGCATGGTTATTCCTTCGAGCACAGGAGAATAGCTGCGCTAGTGAGATATGGCCTTTTGGATGAGGAGAAGGCCCTAAAGAAAGTGCAAAGGCCAGAGGTTCCAAAAGAACAAAAGGAATACGTGTACAAGAGACTAGGCCTCGAGCATCTCCTTTAGCTTTTCGAGGGCGACATCTATTACATCCTCAGGCTCTGCCTCTATTTTGCCCCTCGCTAAGTTGTCCGTTCCGCCACCTTTTCCACCAAGTTCCTCCATGACCTTCTTAAGCAATTCCTTCATTGAAACTGGAACCTCCTCGTTTCTCGCAAAGATTACATAGTCATCACTTGCCAAGATAACTATCGTCCCAGGATTATTCTTAACGAAGTCCACCGCGAACGCCTGAGCATCCTTCATGTCCCAGCTCTCAACAAATGTTACAACGTTATAGTGACCAACTTCCCAGCTCCTGCTAAGCAACGCCTGTTCCTTCCACTTCCAGAGCTCCCTCCTCTGAGCATTAAACTCATCTTCAAGCTTATCAATTGACTTAAGAACTTCTTTAACTCTCTCGGAAAGGGACGGGTTCTTATTTGGCATTAGGTCAAGGGCCTCCCAGTAATCTTTGAGGATCTCATTGAGCTTCTTTATTGCCCTCTCGCCCGCAACGAACTCAATCCTCCAGACACCTTTTGACTTCTTGTAGAAGCGGATAACCTTAAGGAAGCCAACTTCCCTAGTAGACTTAACGTGGGTTCCACCGCATGGGGTTACATCAATATCTCCTATCTTTACTATCCTTATCTTATCCTTGATCTTTGTCACGTGCTTCCTCAAAATTTTGGCGATGTCCTCAGGGAGATACTTGTATTCTTTAATAGTAACGAGCAGATCCTCCTGAATTATCTTGTTAGTTTCAAGTTCGGCTCTTTCTATCATGTCCCAGGTGACCTCTCCATTCACCTCTATCTTCGCATAGTCCTCGAAAATGTGGAAGCCTGAAGTGTCAAGGCCATACAGCTTCTTTAGGACTGCAGAAAGTATGTGCTGGCCAGTATGGATCTTCATATTCTCGTATCTCCAGTGCCAGTCGAGGTCAAGCTTAACTCTATCCCCTTTTTTAGGTGTTGAACCCTTCAAAGTTCCAAGGTGCCATATCCCGTCCGGCTTCTCGACGGTGTTTTCTACCAAAACTTCAAACTCCTTACCCTTTATCTTTCCCCTATCCCCAGGTTGGCCACCGCCTTCTGGATAAAATATTGTCTTGTCAAGCCTTATTGCAACTCTATCCCCCTCAACCCTTACGTCTTCAACTATCGCCTCAGCCTCCCTCAGATAGGGATCCTCATAATACAGCCTTTCCGTCATAATATACCACCCTCTTCAAGTTGCTCCTTTGAATATTCACTAACCATTAACCTAAGAAGGGTAGCCAGTTCCTTATTGTATTTGTCCTGCATATCAGCGAACTTCCCCAATGCTAAAGCTATACCCTTGAGCCTTTTTATGTCATTTATAAACTGCTCCTGTTCCTTGGAAATTTCGCTTAGCACGTTGCTTATCTCAACTATAACCTCAATATCCCTCCCCAAGATTTCAGTCCCCTCTTTTATTCTGTCCATGACCTCCAAGGCATCCCTCAATGCATCAAGCTGGGACATGACCCTCGAGTTAAAGTCCTTTATCTCTTTAGCTAAATTCATTGTCTGAACTGCCATCCTCCTAATTTCGTCGGCAACTACAGCAAAACCCCTTCCAGCCTCTCCAGCCCTCGCCGCCTCTATTGATGCATTTAAAGCAACAAGGTTAGTCTGCTTAGCAACGCTCGCAATGGAGTCGCTAATCTTAGAAACGTACTCAAGGTTCTGAACTAGGGTATTAAACTCTTTAGCAAACACTTCAAACCTTTGGAAGAATGGTAAGAATTCTTTCCTGAACTTATCCAGCTCAACCATCACTTGGGACAGCCTTTCAATGTTCTCAAGTATCATTGTATTGTTCTCCATGAACTTTCCGCTTATCTCCTCAGCGAGCTCTTCAACTATCTTGCTCGCTTCCTTGCTTGAAGTCTTTATCCTTAATGATTGAGCTAGAGCATTTGACGCCTTCTCTATGTTCTTAATGTTCATTAGTATCACCTCATAAGATCAACACCAACCTTTAAGTTCTCTAACCAGTCAAAGAACTTCTTAACATGTCTCCTTGGGATTATGGCACCATGCTGGGGGAGAATTGCCTCTATATCGAGATACCTAACCTTATTTATCCAAATTTTCAGAGCCTTATTACTTGCCATGAGTCTTTCATGAAGGGGCTTCATGTATTGGACGTGCTTTTCAAAGTTTTCAACAACAAGGTAACCTTCCTTAGGAAATGCTATCCCGATGTCACCCGTGAATAGGAACTTACTTCTGTGGTCATAAATCGTGAAGTGTCCAGGGCTATGGAGGAAGTGAGCTGGGATGAATTCTAATGTTGTAGCTCCAAAATCCAGAGCCTCTCCCTCATCTTGTAACTCATGAGCATACCCCCCTATACTTTCAAATCCGAAATGAGGTAAAAACCTCACCCACAACCAGTGAACTATGACCTTTGCATCGCTTATTTCTCTCCATAGGGGGATACTCCCAGCAACGTCTGGATCCTGGTGGCACATGTAGATGTAATCAATGTTCCTTGGGTCTATGTACTTTGATATGTTAGCCAAAACTTTTGAAAAAATCTTGTACCCTCCAGGGTCTATTAAAATTCCCCTTCCCCTACTGACTATGAGGTAACTATTCACGTCAACGTCCTGGCCTCCTTCTTGGGTTCCCAAATAGATAACCATGTGCTCATCGTCCTTGTAAAGGACATGATCCTTTCTGGGATCCAAGTCCGGTGTGATAAAATACTCTCCCACCTTTTCCCACCAAAAGAGGGATAGAAAAGGGAATATTTAAGTGGTTTGCCTACACAACAACCTACATAAACGCTATCTCTGGGATCTGGCCTCAATTAATGCCTTAACCCTCTTGAGCCTGAAGAAGTTCTCCCTTTCCATCTCGTCCAAGTGCTGCTCAATGAACTTTATCGTGTTCTTCATCCTCGGAATAATAATGTATTCGAGGGCATTAACTCTTCTCTTAGTCTTCTCTATTTCTTTTCCTAGTCTCTTAAGGGCCTCTTCAACCTCGGCTAACCTTACGGCGAGCTCGAGAACTTCCTCAAACTTTTCCGCTGCAACATCTACCGTGGAGGTCGTCGCTATAAACGAATAACCCCTTTCTCCAGTCTTCCTCTTCATTTCGGGTACCTCAATAAGGGGAACCCTAACACCCATTATGTTCCTCGTTCTCACTTTGATCTCCTTGTTTGAATTGACTCCTATAGCAATCTCCTTGAGCCTTAATGAACCAACGTCAATCTGAGCCTTCCTTAGAGCCTCAAAAGCTTCTTCCATCTTCTGGATAAGCTCCTTTCTGAGATTCAGGGCCTCGTCATATATCGTAAAGAACTCCATTATGAGTGCATCCTGCTTCTCCTTGAGTAACTTATGGCCCCTCTCAGCTAGCTTAACCCTTCTCTTGAGCTTGAGTAACTCCATTCTTGTTGGTTTGACCTTAAGGATCTCTGGCATTCCCTGTCACCCTAAAAAGTAGTTAGGAGGAGCGCTTCCTGTACTTTGGATGATACTTCATGATCATTTCCTTCTTTACCCTCTTCAGCTCACTCTCCGGCAATATTGAGAGGAGCTCCCAACCGAGATCCAGAGTCTCCTCAATGCTCCTGTCCTCATCATAGCCCTGTGCAACGAACTCCCTCTCGAACCTATCAGCAAACTCTAGGTACTTCTTGTCAGTCTCGCTCAGAGCCTCCTCACCAACCACCGCAACTAAATCTCTCAAGCTCCTGCCCTCAGCATAAGCAGCGTATAGTTGCTGAGCAAGCTGTGGGTGATCCTCCCTCGTCCTGCCCTTCCCTATACCGTCCTTCATCAGTCTTGAGAGCGAAGGTAGGACGTCAATTGGTGGGTAGATACCCTTCCTGTGAAGCTCTCTGCTCAGGACTATCTGGCCCTCGGTGATGTAACCTGTCAAGTCCGGAATTGGATGGGTTATGTCATCGTCCGGCATCGTAAGGATCGGCATCTGAGTTATCGATCCCTTCCTTCCTCTTACACGGCCGGCACGCTCGTAGATAGTAGCTAGGTCTGTGTACATGTAACCTGGGTAGCCTCTTCTTCCTGGAACTTCTTCTCTTGCCGCAGAGATCTCTCTCAAGGCCTCACAGTAGTTCGTCATGTCTGTGAGAATTACGAGAACCTGCATGTCATAGTCAAAAGCTAGGTACTCCGCAACGGTCAGAGCCATTCTTGGAGTTATTATTCTCTCAATCGCTGGATCATCAGCCAAGTTTAAGAACAACACAGCCCTCTCAATTGCCCCAGTCTCCTCAAAGCTCTTCTTGAAAAAGTTTGCCTCCTCGTAAGTGATACCCATTGCCGCGAAGACTACAGCAAAGCTCTCTTCCTCTCCGAGAACTTTTGCCTGTCTAGCTATTTGAGCAGCTAACTTATTGTGGGGCAGACCCGAGCCACTAAATATTGGAAGCTTCTGTCCCCTAACGAGGGTGTTCATTCCATCGATTGCCGAGATTCCAGTCTGGATGAAGTCCCTGGGATAAGCCCTTGCCACAGGATTAAGGGGAGCCCCGTGAACGTCCCTCCTGTCCTCCGGGATTATTTCAGGTCCGCCATCGATGGGCTTACCAATACCATTAAATATCCTTCCAAGCATGTCCATTGAAACTGGAACCTTTAACGTCTCTCCAGTAAAGCGAACGCTTGTAGTTTTAATATCGAGATCTCTCGTTCCCTCAAAGACCTGAACTATAGCCAGGTTTTCCCTAGCATCCAAAACTTGGCCTTTCCTCTTCTCACCGGTCTCAGTCTCTATCTCAACTACCTCACCGTAGGCTACTCCCTTTACACCTTCAACTATCATTAAGGGCCCATAGATCTTGCTTATCGTTGAGTACTCCTTGCTCATGATCATCACTCCCCATACTTCTTGAAGAGCTCCTCAAACTGCTCATTGGTCTTATCAATTAGGGCCTTAATCTTCTCAACATCACGCTCAAACTTCATTCTACCGATCTCTTCCCTGACTGGCAACTTTGCTATCTCCTCAAGTGGGACTCCCCTGCTTATTGCCTCCATCGTCTTCTCGTAGAAGTTGAGGAGAACCCTCATCATCGTTACCTGCTTCTGGGGTGGACAGTAGGTATCGACTTCATCGAAGGCGTCCTGCTGCAGGTAGTCCTCTCTGAGCATCCTTGCAACTAGCAGGATAGCCCTCTCCCTCTCTGGAAGGGCATCAGGACCCACAATTCTAACGATCTCCTGTAGCTCAGCTTCCTTCTGCAGTAGCTCCATTGCCTTGTCCCTCATCTTCCTCCACTCTGGGTCAACGTTCTTATGCCACCAGCCCTGAATTGCATCTACGTAAAGGGAGTAGCTTGTCAGCCAGTTAATAGCTGGGAAGTGTCTTCTTCTTGCTAGGTCCGCATCAAGGGCCCAGAAGACCTTCACAACTCTCAGGGTGTTCTGAACTACGGGCTCGGAGAAGTCACCGCCCGGAGGCGAAACTGCTCCAATTACACTAACGCTACCCACCCTATAGTCGCTACCCAGGGTTACAACTCTCCCCGCTCTCTCATAGAATTCAGCGAGCTTTGAAGCAAGGTACGCAGGATAACCTTCCTCACCAGGCATTTCCTCAAGTCTTCCTGAAATCTCTCTCAACGCCTCAGCCCATCTTGACGTTGAATCTGCCATCAAAGCAACGTCATAACCCATATCTCTAAAGTACTCAGCAATTGTAATTCCAGTGTAAATTGAGGCCTCTCTCGCTGCGACAGGCATGTTGGAGGTGTTTGCAATTAAAACTGTTCTCTCCATAAGTGGCTTGCCCGTGTTGGGGTCTTTAAGCTTTGGAAACTCCTCGAGAACATCGGTCATCTCATTTCCTCTCTCACCGCATCCAATGTAAACTACTACCTGGGCATCGCTCCATTTCGCCAATTGGTGCTGGGTGACCGTGTTATGGAGTAAAGTTGGCATATTGCCCCCAACGAAATTGTGGGTCTCAGTCGTTACATCGTAAACTTCCTGGGGCTCATCTATGTACCTTATCTCAACGATCTCATCGAAGAGAACGTGGCTAAGGTGGTTCTCGGCTATTTCCTCCATGCCAATGAACTTCGCAAACTTTCTGAAGGTCTCATAGCTCATGTTTTCTCCTGAAAGGTAGTTGTGTATCTCTATCCCAGCTTTCTTGAGCCTGGCGTACGGCCTTCCAATGACCTCGTAGAGATCCTCAACGTCCACTGGAACAACGTCAATGCTTGTGTATCCCCTGCCTTCCCTCTCAACTCCAAGCTTCTCAAGGTTTGCTTTACCGCTTATAATTACCCTATAGTACTTCCTGCCACTCACTTCTTTCTCCCTTATTATAGCATATATACCGAGCTTGGCAAGTAGATAGCTTAGGCCGTAAGCGGCTTCCTCTGAGGCAGTTGCTATCTCTATCTCACCCTTCTTCTCGTTGTAGTGGCCGTCACAAGCTATGTAGGCCTTAATGAATGCCTCCACAACGCTTGGCTTGCTCATGAGAAGCTCCTTAGGAACTTTCCAGTTCCTCGCTTTCTTAGCCCCAGGAACTCCCAAAGCCTTGAAGAATTCCACTAAGGCCTTGCTGTGTATCAGGAGTGCCTTTACAGTTCTATCCTGCACTATCTTCCCTTCAACACCAAAGAGCTCCCTAGCGAGATCATTGGCCCTCTTAAGGAGAGCCTCATCGTTGTTGTATATAGCGACTGTCCTAAGCTTAA
This is a stretch of genomic DNA from Pyrococcus kukulkanii. It encodes these proteins:
- a CDS encoding 7-cyano-7-deazaguanine synthase, with the translated sequence MLKCSICINDERVTRIFIIDGKPICKECKAYLEHPPNKEKIRRELEEIMKNVDRAIVAYSGGKDSTVALYLAKEHYKISELKAVMVDHGFIAKEAIENARRVAEYLGVPFEVIKRDYSDIFRDALLKAKSPCRKCSKRTMETLRKYALKNGYKYIITGHEIPFGHHPYMLMSGGVIQVRLLSLMTEEERLKILKNLPFKLPELPGYTSNCLILGPALEKFWEKHGYSFEHRRIAALVRYGLLDEEKALKKVQRPEVPKEQKEYVYKRLGLEHLL
- a CDS encoding alanyl-tRNA editing protein, translating into MTERLYYEDPYLREAEAIVEDVRVEGDRVAIRLDKTIFYPEGGGQPGDRGKIKGKEFEVLVENTVEKPDGIWHLGTLKGSTPKKGDRVKLDLDWHWRYENMKIHTGQHILSAVLKKLYGLDTSGFHIFEDYAKIEVNGEVTWDMIERAELETNKIIQEDLLVTIKEYKYLPEDIAKILRKHVTKIKDKIRIVKIGDIDVTPCGGTHVKSTREVGFLKVIRFYKKSKGVWRIEFVAGERAIKKLNEILKDYWEALDLMPNKNPSLSERVKEVLKSIDKLEDEFNAQRRELWKWKEQALLSRSWEVGHYNVVTFVESWDMKDAQAFAVDFVKNNPGTIVILASDDYVIFARNEEVPVSMKELLKKVMEELGGKGGGTDNLARGKIEAEPEDVIDVALEKLKEMLEA
- a CDS encoding methyl-accepting chemotaxis protein; this encodes MNIKNIEKASNALAQSLRIKTSSKEASKIVEELAEEISGKFMENNTMILENIERLSQVMVELDKFRKEFLPFFQRFEVFAKEFNTLVQNLEYVSKISDSIASVAKQTNLVALNASIEAARAGEAGRGFAVVADEIRRMAVQTMNLAKEIKDFNSRVMSQLDALRDALEVMDRIKEGTEILGRDIEVIVEISNVLSEISKEQEQFINDIKRLKGIALALGKFADMQDKYNKELATLLRLMVSEYSKEQLEEGGIL
- a CDS encoding MBL fold metallo-hydrolase, whose translation is MGEYFITPDLDPRKDHVLYKDDEHMVIYLGTQEGGQDVDVNSYLIVSRGRGILIDPGGYKIFSKVLANISKYIDPRNIDYIYMCHQDPDVAGSIPLWREISDAKVIVHWLWVRFLPHFGFESIGGYAHELQDEGEALDFGATTLEFIPAHFLHSPGHFTIYDHRSKFLFTGDIGIAFPKEGYLVVENFEKHVQYMKPLHERLMASNKALKIWINKVRYLDIEAILPQHGAIIPRRHVKKFFDWLENLKVGVDLMR
- a CDS encoding V-type ATP synthase subunit D, with product MPEILKVKPTRMELLKLKRRVKLAERGHKLLKEKQDALIMEFFTIYDEALNLRKELIQKMEEAFEALRKAQIDVGSLRLKEIAIGVNSNKEIKVRTRNIMGVRVPLIEVPEMKRKTGERGYSFIATTSTVDVAAEKFEEVLELAVRLAEVEEALKRLGKEIEKTKRRVNALEYIIIPRMKNTIKFIEQHLDEMERENFFRLKRVKALIEARSQR
- a CDS encoding ATP synthase subunit B, coding for MSKEYSTISKIYGPLMIVEGVKGVAYGEVVEIETETGEKRKGQVLDARENLAIVQVFEGTRDLDIKTTSVRFTGETLKVPVSMDMLGRIFNGIGKPIDGGPEIIPEDRRDVHGAPLNPVARAYPRDFIQTGISAIDGMNTLVRGQKLPIFSGSGLPHNKLAAQIARQAKVLGEEESFAVVFAAMGITYEEANFFKKSFEETGAIERAVLFLNLADDPAIERIITPRMALTVAEYLAFDYDMQVLVILTDMTNYCEALREISAAREEVPGRRGYPGYMYTDLATIYERAGRVRGRKGSITQMPILTMPDDDITHPIPDLTGYITEGQIVLSRELHRKGIYPPIDVLPSLSRLMKDGIGKGRTREDHPQLAQQLYAAYAEGRSLRDLVAVVGEEALSETDKKYLEFADRFEREFVAQGYDEDRSIEETLDLGWELLSILPESELKRVKKEMIMKYHPKYRKRSS
- a CDS encoding V-type ATP synthase subunit A translates to MPAKGRIIRVTGPLVVADGMKGAKMYEVVRVGELGLIGEIIRLEGDKAVIQVYEETAGVRPGEPVVGTGASLSVELGPGLLTSIYDGIQRPLEILREKSGDFIARGITAPALPRDKKWHFTPKVKVGDKVVGGDIIGEVPETSIIVHKIMVPPGIEGEIVEIADEGEYTIEDVIAKVKTPSGEIKELKMYQRWPVRVKRPYKEKLPPEIPLITGQRVIDTFFPQAKGGTAAIPGPFGSGKCVDGDTLVLTKEFGLIKIRELYEKLEDKGKKTVKEGEEWTELDEPITLYGYKDGKIVEIKATHVYKGYSQGMVEIKTRTGRKIKVTPIHKLFTGRVTKDGLVIEEVMAMHLKKGDRILVAKKIDGGEDVRLNVEVNVRSPKKVRIPEVLDEKLAEFLGYLLADGTLKLRTVAIYNNDEALLKRANDLARELFGVEGKIVQDRTVKALLIHSKALVEFFKALGVPGAKKARNWKVPKELLMSKPSVVEAFIKAYIACDGHYNEKKGEIEIATASEEAAYGLSYLLAKLGIYAIIREKEVSGRKYYRVIISGKANLEKLGVEREGRGYTSIDVVPVDVEDLYEVIGRPYARLKKAGIEIHNYLSGENMSYETFRKFAKFIGMEEIAENHLSHVLFDEIVEIRYIDEPQEVYDVTTETHNFVGGNMPTLLHNTVTQHQLAKWSDAQVVVYIGCGERGNEMTDVLEEFPKLKDPNTGKPLMERTVLIANTSNMPVAAREASIYTGITIAEYFRDMGYDVALMADSTSRWAEALREISGRLEEMPGEEGYPAYLASKLAEFYERAGRVVTLGSDYRVGSVSVIGAVSPPGGDFSEPVVQNTLRVVKVFWALDADLARRRHFPAINWLTSYSLYVDAIQGWWHKNVDPEWRKMRDKAMELLQKEAELQEIVRIVGPDALPERERAILLVARMLREDYLQQDAFDEVDTYCPPQKQVTMMRVLLNFYEKTMEAISRGVPLEEIAKLPVREEIGRMKFERDVEKIKALIDKTNEQFEELFKKYGE